A single window of Gossypium hirsutum isolate 1008001.06 chromosome A10, Gossypium_hirsutum_v2.1, whole genome shotgun sequence DNA harbors:
- the LOC107924949 gene encoding putative PAP-specific phosphatase, mitochondrial, with amino-acid sequence MIPAMDLHLLRPPPGVRFFRRYPSPAPFRSRFVTVSSILPFAKEKAKYHIELEAAVELVERACSLCIDVQRSPLSDGRILEKNDQTPVTVADFGVQALVSLELGKLFPSIPLVAEEDSGFLQSQNLVDPVVSAVSNKTSFHEESFSHADVLEAIDRGDRTEFGTKPATYWILDPIDGTRGFVKGSKAIYVVGLSLVVEGEIMLGVMGCPNWVVDTFHRSITDVQGYKNSSPGLGIIMVAHVGCGTWTKRLRHMFDSSFRPSSDWTRCFVDGCSLVHKANFCIPDSQAWESLPLSVFYDATTNDNDDIGDKEIRLLPFCCGSLCKYLMVASGGASVFILEVKPERVTKAWDHAAGMICVHEAGGKVTDWKGSELDLAADQFKRRIICPAGGVLVTNGKIHQQIVEMISSSSTVVRH; translated from the exons ATGATTCCCGCCATGGATCTTCATCTCCTCCGGCCTCCTCCCGGAGTCCGATTCTTCCGCCGCTACCCTTCCCCTGCACCTTTCCGCAGTCGTTTCGTCACAGTTAG CTCGATTCTTCCTTTCGCAAAAGAGAAAGCTAAGTACCACATAGAACTTGAAGCTGCGGTGGAGCTCGTGGAGAGAGCTTGTAGCCTTTGCATTGAC GTACAAAGGTCTCCATTATCTGATGGGCGGATACTGGAAAAGAATGACCAAACTCCAGTAACAGTGGCAGATTTTGGAGTCCAGGCTCTTGTTAGTTTAG AGTTGGGTAAATTGTTCCCTTCAATTCCATTGGTGGCGGAAGAGGACTCTGGTTTTTTACAGTCCCAAAATCTCGTGGATCCTGTAGTAAGTGCAGTTTCTAATAAAACAAGCTTTCATGAGGAATCATTTTCACATGCTGATGTGCTGGAAGCAATCGATCGAGGGGATAGGACTGAATTCGGAACAAAACCAGCCACGTATTGG ATACTGGATCCAATTGATGGCACACGAGGGTTTGTAAAAGGAAGCAAAGCCATATATGTG GTAGGTTTGTCTCTTGTAGTTGAAGGAGAGATCATGTTAGGAGTCATGGGCTGCCCTAACTGGGTTGTAGATACTTTCCACAGGTCCATTACCGACGTTCAAGGTTATAAAAACAGTTCACCTGGGTTGGGGATCATTATGGTTGCTCATGTTGGCTGTGGAACTTGGACAAAGAGGTTAAGGCACATGTTTGATAGCTCGTTCAGACCTTCATCCGACTGGACCAGATGCTTTGTTGATGGTTGTTCTTTGGTACACAAAGCCAACTTCTGCATTCCAGATAGTCAAGCATGGGAGTCACTGCCACTGTCAGTTTTCTACGACGCAACAACCAATGACAATGATGATATCGGGGATAAGGAAATTCGTCTTTTACCCTTTTGTTGTGGAAG TTTATGCAAGTACTTAATGGTGGCTTCTGGTGGGGCATCTGTTTTCATTCTTGAAGTTAAACCTGAAAGAGTGACCAAG GCTTGGGATCATGCTGCTGGTATGATATGTGTTCATGAAGCTGGAGGAAAG GTGACGGATTGGAAAGGAAGTGAACTTGATCTTGCAGCAGATCAATTTAAACGGAGAATAATATGCCCTGCTGGTGGGGTTCTTGTGACTAATGGCAAAATCCATCAGCAGATAGTGGAGATGATATCTTCCAGTTCAACAGTTGTGCGACATTGA